GGCCGCGATCTGGTCGGTAAAGGTCTGCGGCGCCATGCCTTCGCGGGCGGCGGTCTGCTGGACCTTCTGCCCGTGCTCGTCCATGCCGATCAACAGATGCACGTCGTCACCGCACTGGCGCCGATACCGCGCGATCACGTCGGCGCCGATCTTCTCCAGCGCATGGCCAAGATGCGGATCGCCATTCGCATAATCGATGGCGGTCGTCAGATAAAATCGCGGCATGCCCCAATGTAACTACGGCTGGTCGGGGATTGGGTCGGGGGCCGGGTCGCGGTACTTCCACTGCGGTCGGGGTACTGCCACTGCGGTCTGGGTACCGCCACCACGGTCGGGGTCTTCCTCCAGTCGTGGTCTCCGTCGGGTCAGGGTCTTTACGGCAGTCTGGGGGTGGGCTCCGGTCTGGCCGTTGCTTCGCTCGGCGTCTGGGGGCGGTAGGGGGGCCCCGACCCCGACGCCCAGCGCAGCGCCGGCCCCCCAACCCCGACCCCGACCGCGGTCGCCCCGACCCCCGCGTCGTTATGGCCCAACGGGCAATGTTCGGATGACACACGAGTGCGGAAGTCGTGCAATCATGGGCCATGCCCAGTCATCGCGATCTCAAAGTGTGGCAGCGGTCTCAAGACCTTTCGGCGCGCATCCACGATATCACGCGCGGCCAACTCTCCGCCTCAGCACCCGACCTTGTTGCTCAACTGCGCCGTTCCTCGCAGTCGATCGGTGCGAACATTGCCGAAGGACGTGGCCTCCGCACCAATCCGCAGTTCAAGCGGCACCTCGACATTGCGCTCGGGTCCGCCGCGGAAACCGACGCGCATCTCACCGTGTGCCTCGACCAAGACCTCCTGCCGGCCAAAACGGTTCTCGATCTGCGCGACGACCTGTCGACGATTCAGCGGATGCTCGTGGCGCTGAAGGCCAGTCTACCGGCCAAGTAAGCCGCCCCCCGCCCCAGACTGCCGCAAAGCCCCCGACCCAGACTGCCGCCCCCAGACGCCGAGCGAAGCAACGGCCAGACCGGAGCCCACCCCCAGACTGCCGTAAAGACCCTGACCCGACGGAGACCACGACTGGAGGAAGACCCCGACCGTGGTGGCAGTACCCAGACTGCAGTGGATGTACCCCGACCGCAGTGGCAGTGCCCAGACCCACCCCCGACTCAGACCCCGTCGTCGTCCGTGTGCGAGTCGTCGGCGGGGTCGCTGTCGTCGCTGTCGTCGCTGTCGTGCGGCTCGTCGCCCGCCTTGCGCCGTTCTTCTGCCGCGCGCAGTCGGCGGCCGCCGCGCCGTCCCCGGCGCCGCTTGCGCTTCGGCGCGCCCTCGGTCGCCGCCGAGTCCACCGCTGCTGCCTCCATCGGCGTCTCAACCGCCACCTCCGCCTCCACCTCCGCCTCCACCTCCACCTCCACCTCCACCTCCGCCTCCCCCTCCACCGCCTGCGCTACCGTAAACGCCTCGAACTCCATCGTGTCGAGCATCGACATCGACTGCGGTTCGAGTTCCGCCACCGCCACCACCGTCTCCACCGCATACTCCGCGGTCGACGACTCCAGCGTCCGCTCCTCCGCGCCGCCGCCGTGCTCGGCGCCTCCCATCTCCGCCTTGAGCTCTGCCAGCGCCACGACCCGCGTGTCCCCGTCGACCGTGCGCAGCGTGACCCGCTCGTTGAAGATGTCGCAGGCCACCACTTTTTCTTCGCCGCGCGTGGTGACGAGGATCTTCCCCTCCTTGGGGAAGCGCCGGCGACTCTGCACATAGAACTCGTGCTCGTAGCGCAGGCAGCACATGAGCCGTCCGCACGCGCCGGAGATCTGCTGCGGGTTGAGCGACAGCTTCTGGTCCTTGGCAACGCCGAGGTTGACCGGGCGCAGATCGGGCAGCCAGCTTGCCGAGCAGTACTCGCGGCCACAGCGCCCAACACCGCCCAGACGCTTCGCCTCGTCACGGACGCCGATCTGCTTGAGTTCGATGCGCGACTTGAAGAGCGCGGCCAGGTCGCGCACGAGCCCGCGAAAGTCGACCCGTCGGTCGGCCGTGAAGTAGAGGGTGAGCTTGCGGCGATCCCACTGCCACTCGGCGTCCGTCAGCTTCATCACCAGGCCGTTGGCCTTGACCCGCTCCATCGATGTGCGGCGCGCGCGTTCGTTCTCGGCCGTCAGCTCGCGGTCGAGGCGTTCATCGTCGGCCGTGGCCAGGCGCAGCGCCTGGCGTGGCGGCGGGGCCGTGCCGCAGCCGTGCGCGCACCCCTTGCAGCGCACCTCGGCGAGTTCACCCGTGGCATGCACCCGGCCGAAATCTTCACCGCGGTCGGCTTCCACGATGACGCCGGCGCGCAGCGGGGGCGGCGCGTCGCCGTCCCACGAGAAGAATTCCTTCCGGTTGCCCCGGAACGCGACCTCGATGAGATGCCCCACGCCGCGCCCTGCCTACTCGGTGAACTGGCCCATGCGCAGGAACTTCTCGCGACGGCGGCGCACGAGCTTGTCCGGCTTGAGCCGGCGCAGCTCCTCGATGTTGCGAACGAGCGCATCGCGCAGCGACTTCGCCGTGGTCGTGTGATCGGAGTGCGCGCCGCCGGCCGGTTCCTTCACCACTTCGTCGATGATGCGCAGTTCGAGCAGGTCGGTGGCGGTGATGCGCAGCGCCGACGCCGCCTTCTCGCGCATCTCGGGGCTCTTGCCGTCCTTCCACAGGATGGCCGCGCACCCTTCCACCGAAATGGTGGAGTACACCGAGTTCTCGAGCATGAGCACGCGGTCGGCCAC
This genomic interval from Gemmatimonas sp. contains the following:
- a CDS encoding four helix bundle protein gives rise to the protein MPSHRDLKVWQRSQDLSARIHDITRGQLSASAPDLVAQLRRSSQSIGANIAEGRGLRTNPQFKRHLDIALGSAAETDAHLTVCLDQDLLPAKTVLDLRDDLSTIQRMLVALKASLPAK
- the ricT gene encoding regulatory iron-sulfur-containing complex subunit RicT, with translation MGHLIEVAFRGNRKEFFSWDGDAPPPLRAGVIVEADRGEDFGRVHATGELAEVRCKGCAHGCGTAPPPRQALRLATADDERLDRELTAENERARRTSMERVKANGLVMKLTDAEWQWDRRKLTLYFTADRRVDFRGLVRDLAALFKSRIELKQIGVRDEAKRLGGVGRCGREYCSASWLPDLRPVNLGVAKDQKLSLNPQQISGACGRLMCCLRYEHEFYVQSRRRFPKEGKILVTTRGEEKVVACDIFNERVTLRTVDGDTRVVALAELKAEMGGAEHGGGAEERTLESSTAEYAVETVVAVAELEPQSMSMLDTMEFEAFTVAQAVEGEAEVEVEVEVEAEVEAEVAVETPMEAAAVDSAATEGAPKRKRRRGRRGGRRLRAAEERRKAGDEPHDSDDSDDSDPADDSHTDDDGV